The genomic segment ACTTTCGGTCATCTCAGTTGGACCTGTTGCTAACCAAGCTTTGCTAGGAACATGGCCGAAGTTGTCAGTGCCGAAATTAGCGCTGGAGTCTCTCGAACAACCCAGTCGAGTCTCTCCGCGCAACACGAGAACGATTTCATCTGGGCAGTTCGTCTCACGGAGCTGTCAAAGAGCCCCTTTCGGTCGGATGTCTCTGAAAGGGTCTTGACGAAAGGAGCAACTCTGGGGCTGGATGACGACTTGCCAGATATCGATTCCATCGCTGATGCGGCGGGCGTGCTTGATTATCATCAAATCGAACATGAGACAGCTGACGAAGGTCAGAAGATTTATTTCATCTTTCCAACTGACGAGAATGCGACTTAAACCAAAGGGCATTCGATGACTGTCGGTTCCTCAGACACTGTTTCATAGTAAAATCAGGAATGGGTTGTTATCCAAAGATGCTAGAATTTCTCCAGGTAGTGCGCAATTCTATTCATCACGCTCACCCTTGCCTGTTGGATCTCTTCCTCCGATGGATCGTCCGATTGCCAACGTAGATTCTCTGGGAGAAGCTTCCACGGGGCAATACAATGGtactcctcgtccttctccgAGATCCCGCACAAGACTTTCGCCATCCCCGCCTTTTCTTTCAGATCATTGCAAAGATTACCATATATACCCCCGGCAACGGGATTTTGTTTGGCAAAATCGAGCAAGCGAGCTGCCAAGCCGCAAGCGATCGCGGTTGAGTACGACGTACCCTTCTGCGTCTCGCCTGTGAAGACTTTGATGTCCTCTCCAAGGATCGCAAAGTTCTCGTCTTTGCCGCTCCCGGTAGGGTTGATTTTGCGCGAGTTCTTTGCGCCGGCGTTCGTCGAGAAGACGCCGAAAACGCAGTCGTTCCAGCGAGCCGGATACACAACCCCGCTCATGTTGTTGTGGTTGGAAGCCGCCGCGAACACAAGAATATTAGCTGCAAACGCCTTCTTCAAGACCGTCTTCAACTCTGGGACCTCGGTTGCGAAACCAATCGCCATGCAAATGATGTCAACCTCATTGCTCATTGCCCATTTTAGTGCCTATGAGCCAGGCAGGTTAGCCACTCATCGAAACATGATGAGGCAAGTGAACTTACTCTGATTACTGCATCCACCGAATTCCTTATGGCATGGCTCTTTTCCATAACTCTTGCGACGTAAACCTCTGCAGGCTCGCAAATTTTGTAAACCAAGTCAACCACGGATGTCCCATGGCCAGTGTCATCGCGCATGTTTTCATCTGGACGGTCCGTGAAGTCTCGGTACATCCGGCCCTGGATCTCGAATCCCTCAGCAGCTTTTGGCGATATTCCCGTATCGAGGACTGCTACCTTTACTTTCTGGTAGTTGTTGTCTTCAAGGTCAGCACTCAGAACTAAGTTCAGGCTGTCGACCATCTTGAACCAGCCTTCGCTGGTCATTGCCTTGTGCCTGGAAGTTGTTAGAGCACTGAAGTAGACAGGGGATTGGTTTTCAGGGTGTACCTCTTGGACGGCTCTCCATTCAATGGATAGGTGAGCCGAGCACCAACTTCCGAAGAATCCGGATGCATCAAGCTAGCCTTGCGTTTTCGACTATGTGATGCCTGATTACTCTCCCATTTCCGCGGCTCTGGCCGTATCGGGGTGGTCCATGGTCGCAAATTCTCGTCGAGCTTTAGTATGATTCGGTTGTAGATCCATTCTTTGCTTGGTTCCTTGACTGTGGCCTCTGACCGATATACCTCAAGGCATGCTTGAACGGCGGCAATCACAGTTGACGGGACCTCTCCTTGGGCATCCGGACTATTGATGAGATTTCTGAGATGACCGTATCTTTCCCCGTCTTTGTGAATGTCTCGGTAAAGTCTTTCCTCCAGATAAATCTCCATCAAAACCTGCGCAAATGACAGCATGCGAGTTTGTGCCGCTTCAACGCCTATTTCAGTCGAACCGGGAAGACAATTCGAATTTTCGGTTTCGGTCAGTCTGGTGGAGAGGTACGGACGCTCCCTG from the Colletotrichum destructivum chromosome 10, complete sequence genome contains:
- a CDS encoding Putative peptidase S8/S53 domain-containing protein, translated to MVDSLNLVLSADLEDNNYQKVKVAVLDTGISPKAAEGFEIQGRMYRDFTDRPDENMRDDTGHGTSVVDLVYKICEPAEVYVARVMEKSHAIRNSVDAVIRALKWAMSNEVDIICMAIGFATEVPELKTVLKKAFAANILVFAAASNHNNMSGVVYPARWNDCVFGVFSTNAGAKNSRKINPTGSGKDENFAILGEDIKVFTGETQKGTSYSTAIACGLAARLLDFAKQNPVAGGIYGNLCNDLKEKAGMAKVLCGISEKDEEYHCIAPWKLLPENLRWQSDDPSEEEIQQARVSVMNRIAHYLEKF